TCCCCATTAATGTAGTagtaaaagcacaaaatgttcTCCCCTCCTCATGTGATCCCTTGAACCTTTCATCTTTGCCTTCATCAGAAAGTTGAATATGACCAGTAGCATTGTGGTAGTTTGGCTAAATTTAGCTGTAGTCTGTTCTTTAGCTTCACTTGTTGCTTTGAGTTAAGTAGCGCCCACTATAGGCCATTTGGTTATCTCACTGTTgtattttggtttgtgttttatgttgatTCCCCTTCCCCCAGCCAACTGGGGTTGTAACAGTGGGTCTTGGGATGTTACATGTGGCTACTGACTTTCATACATGTAGGTGAAAAGCATATCATTAGGGCTCCTTTGTTGAGATTTTGTAAGGGGCACTATTGAGCCATTTTGCCCTTCCCATGTGCAACACccataaaagatgaaaaaattcACTAGTTGTGATTCATATGCAAGGTTTCACATTTCAAGCAGCTTTAGTTCCTCAAACATACAACTAATTTTTgtggaaaataataataaacattagtTTCAAGAGCTTCCTGGCACCAGTCAGTGCTCtggatatacagtacatataaaGTGTAAGATGGACCATGGATTTTTCCATAATGTTTACTAAATTATCAATTACAAGTAAATGAGCACTCTGTATACATGACATATTATCCCATAtccaacactgaaaaaaatgatggCACAACCCTGGGATGTAAATTATATAGCCTATTTAGTATtcagtgaatgaaaagaaaaaagacagattgGTTCCTGGATGGAGATGTATGAGACTTGaggataaataaatgaatgtaaagaTGTTTGTCATGATGCACGATGCAAGACATGGCAAAGAGGAGAGGTTGTGttcaaaatacaaaactaaaaGCGTGAATTGACTGTATATTCTCTGCTGTACATCTAACTCACTCTAACAACGCCAAAACATGTGTTTACTGAAACATCATAATGATTTGACATTCATCACATGTCTATTAAGGCACACTGCCATGCTTTGGTCTTTTAGCAACCTTCCTCTCTGAAAAGAGTCACAAGCAGAGACATGCGACATAGTACTTTATTACGTTATTACAATACATGCTTGCGTTATATATAAATCACACTGATATGGCAATCACACAGACGATATACAGTGGTACCTTTGCCAGGCTACTGTAGGTGAGCATTTAAACTTCgttcactgtaaaacacacactgaaatacatttacagtaacataGTCTCTTATCGTCACGCATCTCTATGCATAGTACGTACTTTTACATATTCTCATTCActcacctgaaaacacagaaacacaagcacatcAGCACAACAACATTGCGACATTCAGGCTATCTGGGGGTCCACTCATTAATTAACGTTGACCTGCAGTGGGCTTACAGGACCCCTAAGCTGCCCCGAAGTGCCTGTGTAAGCTTTACTCCTTGTAACCATTTATTATCCCACTGAAAATAATAGCTGCTCTCGTAAATGCACATATCAgatcacaaagaaacaaaaataacaacaacaaaataatcagCATATAGTACAGTTAAAACACAATATGAGAATGAGAATGGGCGGTGTCCGTCCACACTGCCAAATTTACCAAGAGTCCCACATTAATATATTGTTGTACAGTGAATCCTAGAAGTTATTTGCCTTGACAATGTATAACTGCTATTTACAGTCTTATTCCACATTGTGCAGATATCCCTGCTTTAAGAATATAATTACAAATACAGGGGTAGAGGGGTACAAACCCCTCTATTTCCTAATTCtattatcaaaaacaaaatggccacaGCACAGATTGAAAAGTACTGTAATATAAGATCATTTTACTATTCAGTAATTCCTTAGTTTAGTTTCTGTGTTATGGTAGGACCCTCCTAAGTACAGCTTGAATAATGAAGAGTAATAAACTAACAATGCAAATAACATTATTCAACATACAGATGCAGTGTCCAGAGAATGGTAAAAGCTCAATACAGTAGATGAGAGACACAATGAGGTATATGGATCCTTGTGGATATTAATTTATAAACATTAATCCATGAAACTCTTGCAAACAGAGGAGCAACACCAAGTCAATACATTATATACTGGTCAAACTGATGTCTCTacactgtgtatgtttgtgtttttacatacaTATGCTGTATGCATAGTATGGTGACATTTCATACATAAAGACATAAGAGACATAAAGAGGAGAGCTGTTAATCTTCAGTGACATTTCAGTTCTTCAAATAGTGAATCAAAATAGCTTTGAATTAGAAAAATCACCTCGAAATATTTTCCCAGTAATGATCATTCTAAAAGCAGACCGAAACCAGCTGTAAAAGAAAGCGTAAACACATGGATTGAACACTGAATTTGACCATCCAAGCCACTTAAATGTTTCAATTACTGGAACTGGTATTGTGTAATTTCGCAATGGGTGAATGgtgatacaaagaaaaaaaggagtcCAACAAATGAGAAAAACCCCCATCACTATAGCCAGAGTTTTAGTTGCCTTTCTCTCCGTCTTACTGACAGTTGCTCcagtctttgttgtgttctggATGCTTCGTGCCTGCCTCCATGCTACCATCAAAATCTTTAGGTAGATGATGGACATTATGATAGCAGGGAggtaaaatgcaaaaacagctCCTGTAATTGTGGAATGAGTATTTTGAAATAAAGCACACCTCCTGTTATGTCCTTGCTTTGGTCCCAAAATTGTGACACCAATTCCTATTGAAACAGTCCAGCTCACCAGGATCATGATCACAACAactctgacatttattttagttttgtacctcagaggctgacacactgcataatATCTGTCTACAGAAATAAAGCACAAGTTCAAAATAGAAGAAGCACACAGGAAGATATCAAAACTGCCTCGTACTTTACAAAGTAAATTTTCAAGTTGCCAATATGAGCTTACAGAGAGTATCATGCTAAAAGGCAAAACTACAACTCCTACTAAcaggtcagccacagccagagagagaataagatagtttgtaggagtgtggagctgtttgaagtaaatgatGGAGATTATTACAAGTAGGTTTCCACACATTATAAGAACTGATAGAGAGCCAacacaaatacataataaatatgaaGTGGTGACTGCAGTTATGCCaggcacattttctgtttcattacaACAATCCTCAACAACATCAGTCCTGTTTATAAAGAATTTAGATTCCATGCATAAATGGTCAATGGCTAATTCTGAGGAACATGCAATAACATGCCTAAAATGAAGACATATAAGCATAAAAGGAACACAAAGATTTTTAGTGCTCTGTATGTTTCATACCATGTCAATGAATCCTGGTTTTGTGCCTATGTAGCGATAAGTGTCCTGAGTCTCTGAGCTGATGAGCAGTAGTAGAGAAGTATTTTAGGATTATATTCAATATTTTGGGCTCATTGGCATATTAAATTCAAAGGGAGGGGTATTACATTACTTATTAGAATTACCCCCGATAAGCTcaagaaaatggatggattggtggatggatggatggatggatggatgggaggGAAATTTAACATGTCACTATGATGAGTAGTCATACCATtccttgtgtatgtgtatgattaattcaagattttatttttagtatACAGTCCACACAGCAGTTGTATTATTATACACTGCTCAAAAAAATTAAGCGGACACTTAATCAGCACAGTATAATACCAAGTCAGTTAAACTTCAGGGATATGAATTAGGGGTGTAACAATTCAATCAACTCATGATTCAATTGGTTATTCAATACAGGGCTCACGTTTCAATACACTCACAATACTAATCTAATCTAAGGATAcatgaagaaagaatgaaaacaaactaagatcttagaattcttatttatttcttcttagtGTAAATTGTTTCCACAAACccagtttcttacagtgttttcctttttgtaaaCTAAATTCaagttcaaatgtaaaaataacatcttTCATGCAGCTATTCTTTTATTCTGCAGATCACCATGCTAAAGAGAGGATACCATATTGCTCATAATATAAGGCAGTATTTTTTCTTGGTATAATTATGTCTCCATTCATTACAACCAATATTCTTTTTGAGTGGAGCAAATATTAGTGTAACTACGATATTTTAGAGTGTTATGTTGCATGGATTATTTAGCCTAATTATGTTGCTAAGCTAGCAAATGATGTCCGTCCATGTATAGTGAGTTTTAAATCAGCCCTAAAAGTCCTTGGTTAGTTCAGGTTCATCTGCAGGAATTTATGGAGCTGTATTatgttctgctgccacagagaaataaattaatgacAAGTGAAAACCAGTTCACAGCATCTCCCCAcatctttactgcagaaatgaaatgtgggGTGAATATGTCAAACCCAAGatttacagctgttacagatgatgagtctgaaaaatattaactgtcagagaaaagaaTTATGCAAGAGCAATAAAAAGCAAGACAACCCCCAAAAAGGGGATGGTTTTGCATGTGGTGGCCACAGACAattgctctctctttcctgaCTGACTCTTCCCTAATTTTGTGTCCTGGTAGTGCCCTTGTCACTGCTGGTGGCATGAGGTGGTACCTGCAGCCCAATAAGATTGCACAGCCAACAGCTCAGCACTGTAAAGCTCACTTGGCATTCACCAGAGAACATCAGAATTGGCAGGTCTGCCATTGGTGCCCCATTCTATTTACAGATGAGAGCAGGTTCACACTGAGCACATGTGACAGGTAGGAAAGGGTAGGAGATGCTGTGGTGAATGTTGTGCTGCCTGTAATATCGTCCAGTATGACCCGTTTGGTGATGGGTTAGTGATGGTCTGGAGAGGCATATTTATGGAGGGTCGCGCAGACCTCCATGTCATAGTTAACGGTACCATGACTACTGTTAGGTACTGGGATGAGTGTTAGACCTTATGCTGGTTCAGTGGGTCCTGGGTTCTTCCTAGTGTAAGACAATGCCTGGCCCCCTGTGGCCATAGTGTTTAAGCAGATCCTGGATGATGAGGGTATTGATGTTAGTCTAGGCTGGTCCCCAAGAGTTTGCACCCTAGATTGATGGTCAAGAAACATAGGGCTGGGCAGATCTTACAAATAGCCCAGACCCAGCCCAGCCTAAATGACAGCATAAGGCAGAGCCATTTTACTTTAGATCCACTTAAGGACAATATCAGCTAGACTCTACAGAAGCTGACATCACCTCTACCTACTTACATTTTGGAGGGAGTTTCTAACTGCATGGAAAAGGCCCAGTAGGCACAACACATCAAAGGCAAGGAACGACAAACTTGCAGATTCCAAACACTACAAGCAAGGGCATATGATTCTGCAAGAATACCTGGATCACTTGGACCAATACAGAACAATGCTACACCTACAGAAAAGTGGGTAAAAAACTTATCCGACAGGAACCTTACCTAATCACAAATGGACATTCCAGTCAAAGGACTCAATATCTCCAGAACAGCTGCCCATAGTGGATCTAATCACAGCCACAGAATCAGCAATAAGAACCAACAAGCTGCCATGGTCTGAGACAGAACAAATCAGGATAAAGGTATTCTCAGCCATCTCCAGTGCAAAAGTACTTCCTTCCAACGTCATGATCCAAGAAAGGAAGGCTATTACATTCCTGAGCAAAGACTGAAGCATTAGTTATCTGTCGGCTGACAAGGGAAGATACACCGTTGTTCTCAACACAGCAGCTTGTTACACCAAAATAACCACACTACACCTAACACATGCATTTCACCAACAAGGTCTGGAAACTCCAGATGAAATTATGGTGTCTTCTGATGTCATTTCACCTGCATACCCACAGCCGaagcagtggagaaaaaaaaaacgtctgCAGCAAGACAACTCCTTACACAGCAGAACAAAATTTCACACCAGATCAGATCTGCACCCTGCTAGACCTCTGCTTTACAATCACCAATTTCAAATATGAGGGTTTCTACAAGCAAAAACATGGATGTACTATGGGCTCCCCAGTATCACCCATTGTAGCCAACCTTATAGATAGAGGAGGTAGAAGCTCTGAGCTCTTTCAGAGGAACAACACTGACCCACTTTATACATGACCACCATCCTATGGAATACTTGAATCTAAAAACCCTAGCCTGGTAATTATGTAGCCTACTTGGCATTCAACccattacagaaaaaaaaagacagttagATTCCTGGATAGCCCATATCAACATATAATGTAAACCCACTACAGTTTTATCAGAAAATTGTCATGGCAAGAGACCAAAAGACATGGTTACTGAAATGTTATAATTATGTCTAATCACATTTGACATTCACATTGACAAGCagatattttctctcctttgtcttgAATTCAGTCACTGTATATTGTTAAAGCAAAGACAGAATGAGAACATTTAGTTTAGATCTTGCTAAACAGTTAAATCTAGAAGTTATCCTTCTTGACAGTGATTACCTACTGCCTTAGCAATTCCATCACAAAATGGagccaaaataaaatgattgtgAAAGATAATTTCATTATTCAGTAATTAAATGTCATAGTGCAGCCAAGACTAATGACCTCATAATGTTTACAGagacaaaatgttaattatgCACACCTGTATTCAACATACAAATGCAATGTCTgcagaataataataactgaataaatacagtaaatgtgatacacaacagtataaaagTATATGGCTCCCTGTGGACATTTATTTAGAGACATTAACCCATCACATTGGTGCAAATATAAGGGCAACACATTATATATTGGCCTAAACACTGGATATGTGTTTTTTACTTATAGCTCCAAGCATAGTAAAATGACAATTTGTGTCCTAAGTAAAGGTCAAAAACTAATAATGAACATCTATATTAAACATATAGATGCTATATTTGCAGATTGgtaaaaactgaagaaatgcagcaaataagatatatatgtgtgtgtgtgtgtatatatatatatatatatatatatatatatatatatatacacacatacatacatacatacatatccATTATTATGTATTGCATTCTTCTTATTAAGATTGTTAGTAAGATTTTAATACTGTTTCTGAGTAAGTTAATACTTGAAACTAGAATTACCATAATTATAAGGCTGTTTTATCAATGCTGACAAATACAAAACTGCTTTGTCAAAGCCAGAATTTTTAATGTCAAgcatttcatctttttcctctcttcatgtAAACAGACAATGCATGGTTGTAATTTCCCCACATGGTACAGGTCTTTAATCTTGATAACCGATGGCCTTTGTGTTTTAGCTCTGCCAAACTCTTTTCACCTGATTTCTTTTCAATATGTAGCTTGAAAAGAAACAGGTGAAAAGAAATGCATTATGATTCATATCTTTTTTAAGCAAGCCGATCACATTTCGAGTAGTAGTTCTGTTTCATTTATCTTCTTTTAGAATTTCTGCATTTAAGCATAATATGGTATTGTATTTGCTGGGGAGTGCTAGGAGGGCAcacttcccagcatgctttgcgGGTTAGTGCAGGCCAATGTACTTTTGAGTGTAGTGTGGGCGAGCGGAgtaaaatgttgagtttaaaaataatattaagaAGGAAAAATGGACACATATGTCCTCATTTCAAGATGATGTTATTAGCATTTGCTGAATTAAAGCACATTTTCCTACATATTGAGAGAATAATTCTTAAATATATTCTTTGTATCAAGACAAAtgatatgtgtgtctgtttgaacTGAAAAGAAATGACTCCGACTGCCCTTGGTGAGCTATTACCAGTTGTCCTGGCCCCTTCACTACAGTGACAAGTGTCGGGTGCCAGGTGTTGATGatatttgttaatgttaatgttatgaGATTAACATTCACAAGCAGATGTTTTCTCTCCTTAGTCTTGTATTCACAGCCTCTTCAAGTGTCAAAGCAGAGACAGAATTAGAACTTTGACTTAGATATTGTTGTGAAACAtggaatttattttcttaacaATATATATTCAATTTTTCAGATACACCTGCTTTATCAATATAAATAGAAATTATGAATTCCATTACCAAATGgagccaaaacaaaatgattaagAAAGATCATTTGACCTTTCAGTAATATAAATTGGTTTGAAGCCTTGCTTGTGTGTTACAGCAGGATGTTCCTCAGTACACACAAAGACTTATGagttaataatgttaataagGACAAAAATGTAAAGCTCAATGCCTGTATTTAACATACAGATGTAGTATCTGCAGAATGgtaataactaaataaatacaataaatgacATACACAGTGAACTATATGGATATTTATTTATAGGCATTCACACATCATATAGttacaaacagagcagcaagtcaaaacaacacattacaTATCATTCAGCTGGTTGTCCCTATACCCTGTGTTGTACATACAGATGCAGTATAGTGAAAATTCATACATAAATATTTGAGGCCCAAACGAGAGATGTTAAAAATGTTACTCTTTAGTGCCAGACTTAATTCATAACATTTCAGCAAGTCAAATAATGAGTCACAACAGTTTAGAATTAGAAAAATCACCTCGAAATATTTTCCCAGTAATGATCATTCTGATAGCTGATCGAAACCAGCTGTAAAAGAATGCATAAACACATGGATTGAGCATTGAATTTGACCATCCAAGCCACTTAAATGTCTCAATTACAGTAACTGGTATTGTGTAATTGCTCAAAGGGAGAAAGGTGATGCAAAGAAAATAAGGAGTCCAACAAATGAGAAAAACCCCCAAAACAATAGCCAGAGTTTTTGTGGCCTTTCTCTCCGTCTTACTGACAGTTGCTtcagtctttgttgtgttctggATACTTCGTGCCTGTCTCTGTGCCACTGTCAAAATCTTTAGGTAGATGGTGAACATTATAAAAGCTGGGAGGTAAAATCCAAAAACAGGTCCAATAATTGTTGAGCTTGTACTTTGAAATAAAGGACATTTTTTGTTATATTGTCCTCGATTGGGTCCTATTGCGATACCAATTCCAAGTAGAGCAGAAACAGTCCAGCTCACCAGGATCATGATCACAACAACACGgacatttattttagttttgtacctcagaggctgacacactgcataatATCTGTCTACAGAAATAAAGCACAAGTTCAAAATAGAAGAAGTGCACAGTAAGATATCAAAGCTGCCTCGTACCTTACAGAATAAATCTTTAAGACACCAATATGAACTTACAGAGATTATCATGCTAAAAGGCAAAATTACAACTCCTACTAACAGGTCAgtcacagccagagagagaataagatagtttgtaggagtgtggagctgtttgaagtaaatgatGGAGATTATTACAAGTAAGTTCCCACACATTATAAGAACTGATAAAGAGCCAACAAAAATACATAGTGAATATGAAGTGGTGACTGCAGTTATGTCAGGCACATTTGATGATTCATTACATAAAAGTCTGTCCTCAGCAACATCAGCCCTGTTTATAAAGAATTTCGGTTCCATGCATAAATGATCATTAATTCCAAGGTACCAGCATTTATAATAACATGCCTTAAATTAGGACATCTAAGCATAAAAGAAACATACACAGCAGTATCAAGTTTTCATGCCAACGAATGCAGGTTTGTGCATCTGTAGTGCTAGGTGTCCGTTGTGCCGATGAGCATTATTTTAGGATTAAATGAAATACTCTGAGCTCATTAGCATATTAAATTCAAGGGAGTGGCATTAAATGAAGAGCCTGATGCTGCTGTGCAACTTTATACTTTGATTGTTAAAGCTCCAACACTTCAAAATTTACTTATTACAATGGACTCCATAATCTATGTCCAGTGTTCTGAAGTGGTCTGATAAATTTCATTGTGTGTTGAAATGATAAGTATTTTTACTATGAAAGATGTCAAAATTTGCTTCCTATGTGAGGCAGGAAAGGATGAGGCATGATGTTTGCATCATGTCTCCATTACACTAAATATTTTGTCATAGGGATGGCTTAGTGTGGGGTGtattttcagcagcacagaTCCTACTGACTGAACCTTAGTTCAGTTTGGAAGACTACCTCCCTGAACATGACATCTGAGTcgcaaaacattttttttgctttctctaAGCCCCTCATTATTTTGAGCCAATCACTTGTAAGTTGTCAAAGTTCAAAggtgtctccctctctgctgccatAAGGATCCCAGAGGCCTGTACTCACTTTCTGACCTCTGCTTTCCCTTTGCCTCTGCTCAGTAAGCCCTACATTCcttcagcagcaaacagcaaaaaactccaccactgaaaacatTACAGCTGTCATTACATCTGCCGACCCTGTTTAGAAAGGAATCTGTCAATTTGGTcaatttttggtggtttttggcaaTCTACAGAGATGAGATTTGTTCTGTTTATCCTGATAGAAGAGTAGAAGTAGATGCCCACTTGGCACTGACTGATGATCTCAATAGGGGAGGAGCATACGGTATCTTACCAGTATGTTAAAGCTTTTTCAGTATGGCAGCACTCtacattttcattacatttctgagtcacttttcctgttttaattttCAGGTCATTGTGTGGATACCAGCCCAGTCCCAGGCCTGTCCTTCCTCTGGAGGAGCTAGCTGTAAATTAGACAGGTAACTGTTCGAAAAGTATCTAGATTCATCCAGGTTTTATATGGGAAAAGGTCTTGCAGCTTCCACTCTAAAATCATATGATTGTGTTCCATTTGgcaatgttttgtgtttcagttcataTTTCTGTGAAACCTGTCCACATtgattttatctgctgctgttttgctgtCCAC
The Lates calcarifer isolate ASB-BC8 unplaced genomic scaffold, TLL_Latcal_v3 _unitig_4671_quiver_767, whole genome shotgun sequence DNA segment above includes these coding regions:
- the LOC108901799 gene encoding trace amine-associated receptor 1-like — encoded protein: MADLPILMFSVLIMCGNLLVIISIIYFKQLHTPTNYLILSLAVADLLVGVVVLPFSMILSVSSYWQLENLLYRYYAVCQPLRYKTKINVRVVVIMILVSWTVSIGIGVTILGPKQGHNRRCALFQNTHSTITGAVFAFYLPAIIMSIIYLKILMVAWRQARSIQNTTKTGATVSKTERKATKTLAIVMGVFLICWTPFFLCITIHPLRNYTIPVPVIETFKWLGWSNSVFNPCVYAFFYSWFRSAFRMIITGKIFRGE
- the LOC108901801 gene encoding trace amine-associated receptor 1-like; translation: MVLIMCGNLLVIISIIYFKQLHTPTNYLILSLAVTDLLVGVVILPFSMIISVSSYWCLKDLFYRYYAVCQPLRYKTKINVRVVVIMILVSWTVSALLGIGIAIGPNRGQYNKKCPLFQSTSSTIIGPVFGFYLPAFIMFTIYLKILTVAQRQARSIQNTTKTEATVSKTERKATKTLAIVLGVFLICWTPYFLCITFLPLSNYTIPVTVIETFKWLGWSNSMLNPCVYAFFYSWFRSAIRMIITGKIFRGDFSNSKLL